In the Siphonobacter curvatus genome, one interval contains:
- a CDS encoding outer membrane protein assembly factor BamD yields MLTLTGKTYLCGLMQTIRYLVLFLGITLVFSSCGNFEKLRKKGTDEQKYQAALTYYKKGDYDKAVLLFEELKPLLKGSDQQELATFYEAYCNYHLQQYEVASFQFKRFYETFGRSENAEEALYMSSYASYRASMPYYLDQASTLTAMDAMQSFINTYPQSKFVEEASKIIKESRKKLEKKSYERAKLYYKTSPTNLQNYRSAVYAVNNFKKEFPDSDYNEELAFLQVQSQYDFAQNSLYTKQKERYDDVVKYYQEFVDTYPNSKLLKKAERFYEVSVKKSADLAEQERLAKAAQKDKEKNNQPANTGRLGSGSSSN; encoded by the coding sequence TTGTTAACTCTAACAGGAAAGACGTATCTTTGCGGACTTATGCAGACTATTCGGTATTTAGTTCTTTTTCTGGGCATTACGCTAGTTTTTAGTTCCTGCGGGAATTTTGAAAAACTTCGTAAAAAGGGTACTGACGAACAGAAATACCAGGCCGCCCTGACGTATTACAAAAAAGGCGATTACGATAAAGCCGTACTACTGTTTGAAGAACTCAAGCCCCTTTTGAAAGGCTCCGATCAGCAGGAATTGGCTACGTTCTACGAAGCCTACTGTAACTATCACCTTCAGCAGTACGAAGTGGCTTCGTTTCAGTTCAAGCGTTTCTACGAAACCTTTGGCCGAAGCGAGAATGCCGAAGAAGCGTTATACATGAGTTCGTATGCTTCCTACCGGGCGTCGATGCCGTATTATTTGGATCAGGCCAGTACGCTGACGGCAATGGATGCCATGCAAAGCTTCATTAACACGTATCCGCAGAGTAAATTTGTGGAAGAAGCTTCCAAAATTATTAAAGAATCGCGGAAGAAGCTGGAAAAGAAATCCTACGAACGGGCCAAACTGTACTATAAAACCAGTCCGACCAACTTGCAGAATTATCGCTCGGCGGTGTACGCAGTAAACAACTTCAAGAAGGAATTTCCTGATTCGGATTATAACGAAGAACTGGCGTTTTTACAGGTACAGTCCCAGTACGATTTTGCTCAGAACAGCTTGTACACCAAGCAAAAAGAGCGTTACGACGACGTAGTAAAGTACTATCAGGAGTTTGTGGATACGTATCCCAACAGCAAGCTTCTGAAAAAAGCGGAACGTTTCTACGAAGTTTCCGTTAAAAAATCGGCTGATCTGGCCGAACAGGAGCGTTTGGCAAAAGCCGCTCAGAAAGACAAAGAGAAAAACAACCAACCGGCCAACACGGGACGTTTAGGCAGTGGTAGCTCTTCGAATTAA
- a CDS encoding OstA-like protein, giving the protein MKHWQRYIVGLLLLLPLWGWAQNPTPAPAGKVVDVDYSDTLWVDQTVGNTFLRGNVRMRQGNVVLLCHLAKKNDLINVVEAYGNVKIIQGDSLTLTGDTAMYFGNTRQAKITGRVVTLNDKVSTLKTRKLDYDMNSKIASYNTGGTLVDKTSTLVSKEGYYNTATKLSVFKKNVKVKSPETDLFADSLRYSTLSKEAYFIAPTQIISKKKKQEAANDTLFTSSGSYNLNSRISNFRGRSTVRMPNNDLTGDSLFYDPITQIGIARGNVVMVAKKDSAILTGQVGRYFGKTGISRVYGEALLQKFFARDTLLLSADTLISQEIRGVKDTTRRLIADRHVLIFRSDLQAKCDSLVYNLADSLISFYKKPILWNGQNQSEADSIFVRLVNNKMRTMYLNRRAFIIARDTLIQYNQVKGRRITAYFNADSKLDNTLVEGNGESIYFAKKEDSKPIGMNYVQASRMRLHFKENQVKRIAFVGSPDGVLRPPKEVTADNRELDGFNWRAKERPTREMVKRLPVKQVKPTPVRKIEPTATLKK; this is encoded by the coding sequence ATGAAACACTGGCAAAGATATATAGTAGGGTTGCTACTCCTGCTTCCCCTATGGGGATGGGCTCAGAATCCCACGCCCGCTCCGGCAGGAAAAGTAGTAGATGTCGATTATTCCGATACGCTCTGGGTAGACCAGACGGTCGGTAATACCTTTCTGCGGGGAAATGTACGCATGCGGCAGGGGAATGTCGTCTTGCTCTGTCATCTGGCCAAGAAAAATGACCTTATCAACGTCGTCGAAGCCTACGGGAATGTAAAAATCATCCAGGGTGACAGCCTTACGCTGACGGGTGATACGGCGATGTACTTTGGCAATACCCGGCAGGCCAAGATTACGGGCCGCGTCGTGACGCTCAATGATAAGGTATCTACCCTGAAAACGCGTAAGCTCGATTACGACATGAATTCGAAAATCGCCAGCTACAATACGGGAGGGACGCTGGTGGATAAAACCAGTACCCTGGTCAGTAAAGAGGGCTATTACAATACGGCTACCAAGCTTTCAGTATTCAAGAAAAATGTGAAAGTGAAGAGCCCGGAGACCGATTTGTTTGCCGATTCGCTGCGGTATAGTACCCTTTCCAAAGAAGCTTATTTTATCGCTCCTACGCAGATTATTTCAAAAAAGAAGAAGCAGGAAGCAGCCAACGATACGCTTTTTACATCCTCAGGTTCGTATAACTTGAATTCGCGGATTTCGAATTTCAGGGGGCGTTCAACGGTGCGCATGCCCAACAATGATCTGACCGGTGATTCGCTATTTTACGATCCCATCACCCAAATCGGTATTGCTCGGGGAAATGTAGTCATGGTAGCCAAGAAAGACAGTGCCATACTGACTGGACAGGTAGGGCGATACTTTGGGAAAACGGGCATTTCGCGGGTGTACGGCGAAGCTTTATTACAAAAATTCTTTGCTAGGGATACGTTATTACTCTCCGCGGATACGCTGATCTCGCAGGAGATCCGCGGGGTTAAAGACACGACTCGAAGGTTAATCGCGGATCGGCACGTATTGATTTTCCGGAGTGATCTACAAGCAAAGTGTGATTCATTGGTCTATAACCTGGCCGATTCACTGATTTCCTTTTATAAAAAGCCGATCCTATGGAATGGCCAGAATCAGTCGGAAGCCGATAGCATTTTTGTCCGTTTAGTAAATAACAAGATGCGGACGATGTATCTCAATCGGCGGGCCTTTATTATTGCCAGAGATACACTGATTCAGTACAATCAGGTGAAGGGCCGACGAATAACGGCGTATTTCAATGCAGATTCGAAGCTTGATAATACACTGGTAGAGGGGAATGGCGAAAGTATTTACTTCGCCAAAAAAGAAGACAGTAAACCCATTGGCATGAATTACGTCCAAGCTTCACGAATGCGGCTTCATTTTAAGGAAAATCAGGTGAAACGCATTGCCTTTGTGGGAAGCCCGGACGGTGTATTAAGGCCTCCCAAAGAAGTCACCGCCGATAACCGAGAGTTGGATGGTTTCAATTGGCGAGCCAAAGAACGACCTACCCGGGAGATGGTTAAACGCTTGCCAGTCAAGCAGGTGAAGCCCACTCCGGTGAGAAAAATAGAACCAACGGCTACCCTGAAAAAGTGA
- the porD gene encoding type IX secretion system protein PorD, with protein sequence MKYLLSILCTLAMLGAASAQELACNITLRTDQVRVNQQANNAQQIYGELQRAMTDFVNGRRWTNDQFRQEEKIHLDISINLQKATAQGDYEGQAIIQVNRPIFGTNYESVLLRYVDRAFSFKYLPENPLNFNDNVFSDNLTSMLAYYSYIALALDYDSFGKRGGEAWIQRAYNVANLASNGGFSGWDQRGDQRSRYWLVENLQNQQMIPFREGLYTYHRLSMDAFSDQPDQARKNILGVLNDIRQVIQLKPTSILINSFFDAKSEEIVQVFSQGTAAEKTQAFQVLSQLDPTKTDSYRRLTK encoded by the coding sequence ATGAAATATTTGCTTTCCATTCTCTGTACGCTGGCCATGCTGGGTGCGGCCTCCGCTCAGGAACTGGCCTGTAACATTACGCTACGAACGGACCAGGTACGGGTAAACCAGCAAGCCAACAACGCTCAGCAGATTTACGGCGAACTGCAGCGGGCCATGACGGACTTTGTGAACGGCCGCCGCTGGACGAATGATCAGTTTCGGCAAGAAGAAAAAATTCACCTGGATATTTCCATCAATCTTCAGAAGGCTACGGCCCAGGGTGATTACGAAGGACAAGCCATTATTCAGGTGAACCGCCCCATTTTTGGTACTAACTATGAAAGTGTACTGCTTCGGTACGTGGATCGGGCGTTTTCCTTTAAATACCTGCCCGAAAATCCGCTGAATTTTAATGATAACGTTTTCTCGGATAACCTTACGTCCATGTTAGCTTATTACAGCTACATTGCGCTGGCTCTGGACTACGATTCATTCGGTAAACGCGGTGGTGAAGCCTGGATTCAGCGGGCCTATAATGTAGCCAATCTGGCTTCCAATGGTGGTTTTTCCGGCTGGGATCAGCGGGGTGATCAGCGAAGTCGGTACTGGTTAGTAGAAAATCTCCAGAATCAGCAGATGATTCCCTTTCGGGAAGGGTTGTACACGTACCACCGGCTTTCCATGGATGCATTCAGCGATCAACCCGATCAGGCCCGGAAGAACATTCTCGGCGTCCTTAATGACATCCGGCAGGTCATCCAGCTAAAACCTACTTCTATTTTGATTAACAGTTTTTTTGACGCCAAATCCGAAGAAATCGTTCAGGTATTTTCTCAGGGTACGGCGGCCGAAAAAACGCAGGCGTTTCAGGTCTTATCCCAACTCGATCCCACCAAAACGGATTCGTATCGAAGACTTACCAAGTAA
- a CDS encoding DNA-directed RNA polymerase subunit omega: MPANPSIVTRDTDKLAAKTNGNIYEAVAIMASRAKQLSVKQKEELNQKLSEFASTVDNLEEIFENREQIEISKHYERQPKPASLAIEEYIEERVNWRYRSELPSED; the protein is encoded by the coding sequence ATGCCCGCGAATCCTTCTATCGTTACTCGCGACACGGACAAACTGGCCGCTAAAACCAACGGCAATATTTACGAGGCAGTAGCCATCATGGCGTCTCGTGCGAAACAATTGTCTGTGAAGCAAAAGGAAGAACTCAATCAAAAGCTTTCTGAATTTGCTTCTACGGTGGATAACCTCGAAGAAATCTTCGAGAACCGCGAACAGATCGAAATTTCCAAACATTACGAGCGTCAGCCCAAGCCCGCTTCTCTGGCTATTGAAGAGTACATTGAAGAACGCGTAAACTGGCGTTACCGGAGTGAATTACCGAGCGAAGACTAA
- a CDS encoding GNAT family N-acetyltransferase, translating to MITLRQATTEDRDWAYFVKKKALGLYVVETWGAWYERIQWEFFEQTYQQSLTQIICQDQTPVGTLRVERRTDEIFLSELYLLPTFQNQGIGSVLLEQLKAEARQRALPLQLTVLQVNESARRFYERHGLVCTAEIKHHYVMTYHG from the coding sequence ATGATTACGCTTCGCCAGGCTACTACGGAAGACAGAGATTGGGCTTATTTCGTCAAGAAGAAAGCCCTAGGATTGTATGTGGTAGAAACCTGGGGAGCTTGGTACGAGCGGATTCAATGGGAGTTTTTTGAACAGACCTACCAGCAGTCGCTTACGCAGATCATTTGTCAGGACCAAACGCCCGTGGGCACGCTCCGGGTAGAGCGGCGGACGGATGAAATTTTTCTGTCGGAACTGTATTTATTACCTACCTTTCAGAATCAGGGAATTGGTTCGGTTTTATTGGAACAATTAAAGGCTGAAGCCCGGCAACGAGCTTTACCTTTGCAGCTAACCGTCCTGCAGGTTAATGAATCCGCCCGCCGCTTTTACGAACGACACGGGTTGGTATGTACCGCAGAAATTAAACACCATTACGTAATGACTTACCATGGGTAA
- the tilS gene encoding tRNA lysidine(34) synthetase TilS, which translates to MLTEFLAFINERKFFSPQDRLLLAVSGGLDSVVLTHLIRKAGFAYGIAHVNFQLREAESVRDELFVQTLAQQQNVPFYLQRFNTLTIARQKGLSTQLAARQLRYEWFERLRTEQGYTYILTAHHLNDSLETVLLNLVRGTGLAGFRGIPAQTPTLIRPLLGFSRQQLAAYAIEQGLTWVDDSSNEKDTYRRNRLRHQVVPVLQELNPNLLGTFRTTLDRMEAAERFIAQQLQSWQQHVAQTHELSFESLDAFPEPLFVLAETLKAYDFSYPQCQAIYQNRMAQPGTRYFSARYELILDRQRWLLELRQASSHAVQTLPDAPAIRYTPFFSLTLQRLENFSWKANPLVAYLDAAALIFPLTLRIWQPGDWFCPLGLGGKRQKVSDFLVNQKVPRTEKDRVYVLESQGQIAWIVGYRVDERFKITEKTQTAVRVEINPEQSLAETTFS; encoded by the coding sequence GTGCTGACCGAATTTTTAGCATTCATTAACGAGCGAAAGTTCTTTTCTCCCCAAGATCGGCTGTTACTGGCCGTCAGCGGAGGACTGGATTCGGTCGTATTAACCCATTTAATTCGAAAAGCTGGCTTTGCGTACGGCATTGCTCACGTTAATTTTCAACTCCGGGAAGCCGAATCCGTTCGGGATGAGCTTTTTGTACAGACACTCGCCCAACAGCAGAACGTTCCGTTTTACCTCCAACGCTTTAATACGCTAACTATCGCTCGTCAGAAAGGTTTATCCACCCAACTAGCCGCTCGCCAGTTACGTTACGAATGGTTCGAACGCCTGCGAACGGAACAGGGTTACACCTATATTCTTACGGCTCATCACCTCAATGATTCACTGGAAACCGTTCTATTAAACTTAGTTCGGGGTACGGGACTTGCGGGGTTTCGTGGTATTCCCGCACAGACGCCTACCCTGATTCGTCCCTTACTGGGCTTCAGCCGGCAGCAACTGGCTGCTTACGCTATTGAACAGGGTTTAACATGGGTCGACGATTCAAGCAATGAGAAAGATACCTACCGTCGCAATCGACTCCGCCATCAGGTGGTTCCGGTACTGCAGGAATTAAATCCCAATTTGCTCGGTACCTTTCGCACGACCCTCGACCGCATGGAAGCCGCCGAGCGATTTATCGCCCAGCAACTGCAATCCTGGCAACAGCACGTGGCTCAAACGCACGAACTCTCCTTTGAATCGCTGGATGCTTTCCCCGAGCCCCTGTTTGTACTGGCTGAAACGCTCAAGGCCTACGATTTTTCCTACCCCCAATGTCAGGCTATTTATCAGAACCGAATGGCTCAGCCCGGCACCCGGTATTTCTCTGCCCGGTATGAGCTAATACTCGATCGGCAACGCTGGCTGCTGGAACTTCGGCAAGCATCGTCTCACGCCGTACAAACCCTTCCGGATGCTCCGGCCATTCGTTATACACCGTTTTTCAGCCTTACGTTGCAACGCCTGGAAAATTTTTCCTGGAAAGCGAACCCACTTGTAGCCTATTTGGATGCAGCGGCACTGATTTTTCCGCTTACCCTGCGAATTTGGCAACCGGGGGACTGGTTCTGTCCCCTGGGTTTGGGCGGCAAACGGCAGAAAGTCAGTGATTTTCTGGTCAATCAGAAAGTGCCCCGTACCGAAAAAGATCGCGTGTACGTACTCGAATCCCAGGGCCAGATTGCCTGGATTGTGGGCTATCGCGTAGATGAACGGTTCAAAATCACCGAAAAAACCCAGACGGCCGTACGGGTAGAAATTAACCCAGAGCAGTCTCTTGCAGAAACTACTTTTTCATAA
- the recN gene encoding DNA repair protein RecN, translating to MLSNLLIQNYALIESLELSPNGGLNIITGETGAGKSILLGAIGLLRGNRADTKVLWDPSKKCIIEGQFDISGYFIQTLFEEEEIDYDTTCIIRREISPSGKSRAFVNDTPVNLETLRRVGSELMDVHSQHDSVLLGSQEYQLQIVDTYAQNTAILDRYKEHFREFRKKQEAYDRLQAEAKEIRKEFDYNSFLLDELSKGRFQANEQTELERELTTLENAEEIKQRLAAAVGYLNDPEQSILGWMQSVVGNLGAISTYGTEYAQLRDRVQSCLIELKDVVADLESEEESVELDDEKIAVVQERLSLLYNLQKKHNVTTIADLLQIQASLEQKVAKVLNLDEDLAAAQTAAHQAWEQLEHTARELSDSRKVVLNEIDDLVTGLLADLGIPNGRLVVDHQLGKPGSQGIDTVSFLFSANKGMQPRQLREVASGGEFSRLMLAVKYILANKRSLPTIIFDEIDTGISGEIAIKVGNMMLDMAHGHQLIAITHLHQIAAKGNAHYFVYKDHSADRTVSRIRQLSTEERVQEIAQMIGGAKPSKAIVDNARELLSQNMTQRTNYKLDL from the coding sequence ATGCTTTCAAATCTGCTCATACAGAATTATGCTCTGATTGAATCGCTCGAGCTTTCGCCCAATGGCGGACTCAACATCATTACGGGTGAAACAGGAGCGGGTAAATCCATTTTGCTGGGAGCCATTGGTTTATTACGTGGCAACCGTGCTGATACCAAAGTACTCTGGGACCCTTCCAAAAAGTGCATTATTGAGGGGCAATTCGATATTTCGGGCTACTTTATTCAAACTCTTTTCGAAGAAGAGGAAATCGATTACGATACCACGTGTATCATTCGCCGGGAAATTAGTCCTTCGGGAAAATCGCGGGCATTTGTCAATGATACGCCCGTCAATCTGGAAACCTTACGCCGGGTTGGTTCCGAGCTGATGGACGTGCATTCCCAGCACGATTCCGTCCTGCTGGGTTCACAGGAATACCAGCTTCAGATTGTCGACACGTACGCCCAGAATACGGCCATTCTGGATCGGTATAAAGAACATTTTCGGGAATTCCGTAAAAAACAGGAAGCCTATGACCGCCTGCAGGCGGAGGCTAAGGAAATCCGTAAAGAGTTTGACTACAATTCTTTTCTGCTCGACGAACTCAGTAAAGGACGCTTTCAAGCCAACGAGCAAACCGAACTGGAACGCGAACTGACGACGTTGGAAAACGCCGAAGAAATCAAGCAACGACTGGCGGCTGCCGTCGGTTACCTCAATGATCCGGAACAAAGTATTCTTGGCTGGATGCAGAGTGTGGTTGGGAACCTGGGAGCGATTAGTACCTATGGAACCGAATACGCCCAGCTTCGCGACCGGGTACAGAGTTGTTTAATTGAACTGAAAGACGTGGTAGCTGACCTGGAGTCAGAAGAAGAATCCGTGGAGCTTGACGACGAGAAAATTGCCGTCGTGCAGGAACGCCTGAGTCTGCTCTACAATCTTCAGAAAAAGCATAACGTTACTACGATTGCCGACTTGCTGCAAATTCAGGCCAGCCTGGAACAGAAAGTAGCCAAAGTGCTCAATCTGGATGAGGATCTGGCGGCGGCTCAAACCGCGGCTCATCAGGCCTGGGAGCAACTGGAACACACGGCCCGGGAACTTTCCGATTCCCGCAAAGTCGTACTCAATGAAATTGATGATTTAGTTACGGGTTTACTGGCGGATCTGGGTATTCCCAATGGCCGCCTCGTCGTGGATCATCAACTGGGCAAGCCCGGCAGTCAGGGAATTGATACCGTTAGTTTCCTCTTTTCGGCCAACAAAGGCATGCAACCCCGGCAGTTGCGGGAAGTGGCTTCGGGCGGTGAGTTTAGCCGTCTGATGCTAGCCGTCAAGTACATTCTGGCCAACAAGCGTTCCCTGCCTACGATTATTTTTGATGAAATCGATACGGGTATTTCCGGTGAAATTGCCATCAAAGTCGGAAACATGATGCTGGATATGGCCCATGGTCACCAGCTCATTGCCATCACCCACCTGCACCAGATTGCGGCCAAGGGCAATGCCCACTATTTCGTCTACAAAGATCATTCGGCGGATCGTACGGTTTCGCGGATTCGTCAGCTTAGTACGGAAGAACGCGTACAGGAAATTGCTCAGATGATCGGCGGGGCAAAACCATCCAAAGCCATCGTGGATAACGCTCGTGAGCTGCTGTCCCAAAATATGACTCAGCGAACCAATTATAAACTTGATTTGTAG
- the coaBC gene encoding bifunctional phosphopantothenoylcysteine decarboxylase/phosphopantothenate--cysteine ligase CoaBC translates to MLTGKRILLGVTGSIAAYKTASFVRLLIKAGAEVQVVMTQAAQDFITPLTLSTLSKRPVYTTFVANDTTGVWNNHVELGLWADLLIIAPATAHTLAKAAQGHCDDLLMAVYLSARCPVYWAPAMDLDMYHHPATRENLNRLQQFGNTIVQAGYGELASGLIGEGRMAEPEELVAVVENHFVQTPWKNKKVLITAGPTQEAIDPVRFISNHSSGKMGYALARQLAAQGAQVTLVSGPTALASPHPSVTLRQVRSAQEMYEACQEVFAQQEVTILAAAVADYTPTVVAEQKIKKTEASFTIELRKTVDIAATLGQQKRSHQLLVGFALETTNEVANAREKLTRKNFDLIVLNSLNHTGAGFGYDTNQITVIDRNQQLTEYPLKSKAEVANDILKAIAAYL, encoded by the coding sequence ATGCTGACGGGAAAACGAATTTTACTGGGCGTCACGGGCAGTATTGCCGCTTACAAAACAGCTTCCTTCGTACGCTTACTGATCAAAGCGGGTGCGGAAGTACAGGTAGTGATGACCCAGGCAGCTCAGGACTTTATTACGCCGCTCACGCTGAGCACGCTTTCCAAACGACCGGTATATACGACGTTTGTAGCGAACGATACGACGGGGGTCTGGAATAATCACGTGGAACTGGGCCTTTGGGCTGATCTCCTGATCATTGCTCCGGCAACGGCCCATACGCTGGCCAAAGCGGCTCAGGGACACTGCGACGACTTATTGATGGCGGTGTACCTGTCGGCCCGCTGCCCGGTGTATTGGGCTCCGGCGATGGATCTGGATATGTACCATCATCCAGCTACGCGGGAAAACCTGAACCGACTTCAGCAGTTTGGCAACACTATTGTTCAGGCAGGCTACGGCGAACTCGCCAGTGGTTTGATCGGCGAAGGACGGATGGCCGAGCCCGAAGAACTGGTAGCTGTAGTGGAAAACCATTTTGTTCAAACGCCCTGGAAAAATAAGAAAGTGCTCATTACGGCAGGCCCAACGCAGGAGGCCATCGACCCCGTACGCTTTATTTCCAATCATTCATCCGGGAAAATGGGCTACGCACTGGCTAGGCAGCTGGCCGCTCAGGGAGCCCAGGTAACGCTGGTCAGCGGCCCCACGGCTCTGGCTTCGCCGCATCCTTCCGTGACGCTGCGTCAGGTACGCTCGGCCCAGGAAATGTACGAAGCCTGTCAGGAAGTCTTTGCTCAACAGGAAGTAACGATACTGGCGGCAGCCGTAGCGGACTATACCCCAACGGTAGTAGCAGAACAAAAAATCAAAAAAACGGAAGCAAGCTTTACCATTGAACTGCGTAAAACCGTTGATATTGCAGCTACCCTGGGGCAACAAAAGCGTTCGCATCAGTTGCTCGTTGGCTTTGCTCTCGAAACGACGAATGAAGTGGCGAATGCCCGGGAAAAATTAACCCGTAAGAATTTTGACTTAATCGTCCTAAATTCGTTAAACCATACGGGTGCCGGCTTTGGTTATGATACCAATCAGATCACAGTCATTGATCGTAACCAGCAACTGACGGAATATCCATTAAAAAGTAAGGCGGAAGTGGCCAATGATATTTTAAAGGCCATTGCCGCGTATTTGTAA
- a CDS encoding aldose epimerase family protein, whose protein sequence is MLHSFLRLGSVTLLLGLALAACQSSEKTATTTQDSTTASTMSASITKVAFGTLNNQPVDLYTLTNHQGMVVKITNYGGIITEIHVPDKEGKLGDIVLGFDSLAGYRQPNVPYFGALIGRYGNRIAKGQFNLEGKTYKLPVNNGPNSLHGGTEGFDKKVWTAEEVKTDSTVGLKLTLVSPDGDQGYPGTLNATVTYTLSDNNALRLDYQATTDKPTVVNLTNHTYFNLTGGTSDILGHEVQLKASRIVPVGADLIPTGKLQDVKGTPFDFTTATAVGQRINDTKDEQIKNGGGYDHCWVFDEAGTGLKSQGMVYEPTTGRTIELLTTEPAVQFYSGNFLDGKLTGKNNVNYKKRSGLCLETEHYPDSPNQATFPSTVLKPGQTYTSTTEYRFSVRK, encoded by the coding sequence ATGCTTCATTCATTCCTTCGCCTCGGAAGTGTAACCCTGCTCCTGGGATTGGCCTTAGCAGCCTGCCAGTCTTCCGAAAAAACGGCTACCACTACCCAAGATTCTACTACTGCTTCCACTATGTCTGCTTCGATTACGAAAGTTGCCTTTGGCACCCTCAACAATCAGCCCGTCGACCTGTATACCCTGACGAATCATCAGGGTATGGTGGTAAAAATCACCAACTACGGCGGTATTATCACCGAAATCCACGTGCCCGATAAAGAAGGTAAGCTCGGTGACATCGTACTGGGCTTTGATTCGCTGGCTGGTTATCGTCAACCGAATGTTCCATACTTTGGAGCGTTGATTGGACGGTACGGCAACCGTATCGCCAAGGGGCAGTTCAATCTGGAAGGAAAAACCTATAAACTGCCCGTCAACAACGGACCAAACTCGCTGCACGGCGGTACGGAAGGCTTTGACAAGAAAGTCTGGACGGCGGAAGAAGTAAAAACGGATTCTACCGTAGGATTAAAGTTAACGCTGGTTAGTCCCGATGGGGATCAGGGTTATCCCGGTACGCTCAATGCGACCGTAACCTATACGCTTAGCGATAACAATGCCCTTCGTCTCGACTATCAGGCCACCACAGATAAACCGACCGTTGTTAACCTGACCAACCACACGTACTTTAACCTGACGGGTGGCACGAGCGATATCCTGGGACACGAAGTACAACTCAAAGCCAGCCGGATTGTCCCCGTAGGTGCCGACCTGATTCCAACGGGTAAGCTCCAGGACGTAAAAGGTACGCCTTTTGACTTTACTACGGCCACTGCCGTGGGCCAACGGATTAACGATACCAAAGATGAACAAATCAAAAACGGCGGTGGCTACGATCATTGCTGGGTGTTCGACGAAGCCGGTACGGGCCTGAAATCGCAGGGAATGGTCTACGAGCCGACTACGGGCCGCACCATTGAACTGCTCACGACCGAGCCCGCCGTTCAATTCTATTCGGGTAATTTCCTGGATGGAAAACTGACGGGCAAAAACAACGTCAACTACAAAAAGCGGTCTGGCCTTTGCCTGGAGACAGAACATTATCCAGATTCGCCTAATCAGGCTACTTTCCCCTCGACGGTACTGAAACCAGGGCAGACGTATACCTCGACGACGGAATACCGTTTCTCGGTTCGTAAATAA
- a CDS encoding D-2-hydroxyacid dehydrogenase, with amino-acid sequence MNLYVQLPVRAEEKEYFLSKLPESIDAVFEIDITEATRAENIKKAEIVFGNPPAELLEAAENLRWVQLHSVGFDKYQNLKSEAQLTNMKGFYAQPCAETAVGGVLAFYRKMDWLGILRSRNEWVGQSLRMEMSLLRRKKVLILGTGSIAQACRKILSGFDCEIAFFGRSNPEARFRTPEAIIEGIGEFQVIINTLPGTEQTARFVSAEMIAHMHPSAVFANVGRGSTVDEPALVQALLNGDIAGAVLDVTEQEPLPNDHPLWDCPNVILSQHSGGGYAEEFKDLIDVFLSNLHKFLSHEPLENIIDPQKGY; translated from the coding sequence ATGAATCTATACGTTCAACTTCCCGTACGGGCCGAAGAAAAAGAGTATTTTCTATCGAAACTGCCTGAATCCATTGACGCGGTTTTTGAAATTGACATTACCGAGGCAACGCGGGCAGAAAACATCAAAAAAGCCGAAATTGTCTTCGGAAATCCGCCGGCTGAACTGCTCGAAGCAGCCGAAAATCTTCGCTGGGTACAGCTTCATTCCGTAGGATTTGATAAGTATCAGAACCTGAAAAGCGAAGCTCAACTCACGAATATGAAGGGTTTTTACGCTCAACCCTGTGCGGAAACTGCCGTGGGTGGCGTACTGGCTTTTTACCGGAAAATGGACTGGCTGGGTATTCTCCGCAGTCGTAATGAATGGGTAGGTCAATCGCTACGCATGGAGATGAGCCTGCTTCGCCGGAAAAAAGTCCTGATCCTGGGGACGGGCAGCATTGCCCAGGCCTGCCGTAAAATTCTCAGTGGCTTTGATTGCGAGATTGCCTTCTTTGGCCGCAGTAATCCGGAAGCCCGTTTTCGTACCCCCGAGGCGATTATCGAAGGCATCGGTGAATTTCAAGTCATCATCAATACGCTACCGGGTACGGAGCAAACGGCCCGTTTTGTTTCGGCAGAAATGATTGCCCATATGCATCCGTCGGCGGTATTCGCCAACGTGGGACGCGGCTCAACGGTGGATGAACCCGCTCTGGTACAGGCACTACTCAACGGTGATATTGCCGGAGCCGTATTGGATGTAACGGAGCAGGAACCCTTACCCAATGACCATCCGCTTTGGGATTGCCCTAATGTGATTCTTTCCCAGCATTCAGGTGGCGGATACGCCGAGGAATTCAAGGATCTAATCGATGTTTTCCTCAGCAATCTACACAAGTTTTTATCCCATGAGCCCCTTGAAAATATCATTGATCCGCAGAAAGGCTATTAG